In Shewanella sp. GD04112, the sequence TTGCTGGTAATGGCGATGTTGGCTTATGGCCTCGAAAAGCGCCCTGTGGTGTGGGACAAACTGAAAAATGCCGACTTAGCGGGCATTGTCACCATGGCGCTGGGCATGGGCTGCCTCGAGGTGGTGCTTGAGGAAGGTAACCGCAAGGATTGGTTTGGCTCGGATTTAATCCGCAATCTCGCCATCATTGCCGCGGTGAATTTAGTGCTGTTTGTGTGGATCCAGCTTAAACGTAAAGATCCTTTAGTGAATTTACGCCTGCTCGGTAAACGCGATTTTGTGCTTTCAACTATAGCTTACTTTTTGCTGGGGATGGCACTCTTTGGCGCTATCTATTTGATCCCACTTTATTTGTCTCAGGTGCATGATTACACTCCGCTGGAAATCGGTGAAGTCATTATGTGGATGGGTTTCCCGCAGCTCTTGGTATTGCCATTAGTGCCGCGTTTAATGCAACGTTTCGACGGGCGTTACTTAGCCGCCTTCGGCTTTTTTATGTTTGCCCTCAGTTATTACATGAATAGCCAAATGACCGCCGATTACGCCGGGCCGCAGATGATAGCCTCCCAAGTGGTGCGCGCCTTAGGCCAGCCCTTTATCTTAGTGCCTATTGGTATGCTAGCGACGGCCCATTTAAAGCCCCATGAGAATCCTTCGGCTTCGACCGTACTGAACGTGATGCGTAATTTAGGCGGCGCCTTTGGTATCGCGTTGGTGGCAACCTTAACCGATAACTTGGCCCGTAGTCATTTGGCCCATGTGAAGGAGTCTCTGCCTGCGGTCAGCACACAGGCGCAGGACTATTTGAATCAGAGTGCCAGCATGTTGCAACAGGGTGGCTCGGATCCCTATACCGCCTCCATGCAGGCCAAGGCGCTATTAGGGCAAACCATGAGTCAGCAGGCCTATATTCAAGCCTATAACGATGTGTTTTTGATTATGGGTGCCCTGTTGTTAATTGCCGTGGTGGCTGTGCTGCTTATCCGTAAACCTCAAGGGCCAGTCGCCCACGATGCGGTTGTCGAATAAGGCAGGCTTATTTCGTTTTCGCAATGCGTAACCCTTGCGCCTTAATTCCC encodes:
- a CDS encoding DHA2 family efflux MFS transporter permease subunit, translating into MSTIAAAPEAIAAGATPSEYERGSRRSWIAVFGGLIGAFMAILDIQITNASMKEIQGSLGATLEEGSWISTAYLVAEMIAIPLSGWLSTGLSVRRYLLWTTAAFIFASILCSISWNLEAMIAFRALQGFFGGALIPLAFRLILEFLPENKRAVGMALFGVTATFAPSIGPTLGGWLTEHFSWHYLFYINVPPGLLVMAMLAYGLEKRPVVWDKLKNADLAGIVTMALGMGCLEVVLEEGNRKDWFGSDLIRNLAIIAAVNLVLFVWIQLKRKDPLVNLRLLGKRDFVLSTIAYFLLGMALFGAIYLIPLYLSQVHDYTPLEIGEVIMWMGFPQLLVLPLVPRLMQRFDGRYLAAFGFFMFALSYYMNSQMTADYAGPQMIASQVVRALGQPFILVPIGMLATAHLKPHENPSASTVLNVMRNLGGAFGIALVATLTDNLARSHLAHVKESLPAVSTQAQDYLNQSASMLQQGGSDPYTASMQAKALLGQTMSQQAYIQAYNDVFLIMGALLLIAVVAVLLIRKPQGPVAHDAVVE